The Sinorhizobium meliloti genome includes a window with the following:
- a CDS encoding mechanosensitive ion channel family protein — MSAVFKHGDRGLAAIVLCLQLVFGLASTVAAQEPATATAPPAKVQQLIELLDDPEVRQWLTAKQAAAPAAATTPAGLASQWIAEIRRHLGGMRNAVPRVVPEWMAARERIAAEMHQGTMPILRGFAFLLLAGYGAEFLLRYLLRRSASRSLAQFGPGLDALLRIAPLVVFAIAAIAAFVLAGWPRQLEMAVAPLLIAWIAARLLVAIAAAVFKPAEDGRALEGSVSLTPEAAHFWHRRFVLFACSVAFLWAVVDVMQALAFPADVRDFTAAALGLVVLGLAIDTVLRRPVAEMSAGRRIMRNALLIGFLVLLWLVWVAGMKVLFWLGIYVLGLPPLLRFTSATTRTMLDAEAADNVRVMRNVLIDRGARFAIIALAAAWLAVVFRINGSAMMQDDVFNRIFRGILAGVVILLAADLIWQLAKGFIDLHLRRASVNGADSAQLARSMRLRTLLPILRNFLAVFIAVVAGMMVLSGLGVHVGPLIAGAGVFGVAIGFGSQTLVKDILSGVFYMMDDAFRVGEYIQSGSYKGTVESFSIRSVKLRHHRGPVFTVPFGSLGAVQNMSRDWVIDKFMINVSYDADVAKVKKVVKGIGAALLDDPELGPLIIETVKMKGVEQFGDYGITLSFAMTTKPGHQTQIRRRAQAMIKDAFAANSIHFASPTVQVAGDEAQATAAAAATRDAIAKRNAAAAQKGETAAE, encoded by the coding sequence ATGAGTGCAGTCTTCAAGCATGGTGATAGAGGCCTTGCCGCGATCGTTCTGTGTCTCCAGCTCGTTTTCGGGCTTGCCTCTACGGTGGCAGCACAGGAGCCGGCGACCGCTACCGCGCCGCCCGCGAAGGTCCAGCAACTGATCGAATTGCTGGACGACCCGGAAGTCCGGCAATGGCTGACCGCCAAGCAGGCCGCGGCGCCGGCCGCCGCCACGACACCGGCGGGTCTCGCATCCCAATGGATCGCAGAAATCAGGAGGCACCTTGGCGGCATGCGGAACGCCGTGCCGCGGGTGGTTCCCGAGTGGATGGCGGCAAGAGAGCGCATCGCGGCCGAGATGCACCAAGGGACGATGCCGATCCTGCGCGGCTTCGCCTTTCTGCTCCTTGCCGGCTACGGCGCCGAGTTCCTGCTGCGTTATCTCCTGCGGCGCAGTGCGAGCCGAAGCTTGGCTCAGTTCGGGCCTGGTCTTGACGCTCTTCTTCGCATCGCACCGCTGGTCGTCTTTGCGATCGCAGCGATCGCGGCCTTCGTGTTAGCCGGCTGGCCACGCCAGCTCGAGATGGCGGTCGCACCGCTGCTCATCGCCTGGATCGCCGCCCGCTTGCTGGTTGCAATCGCTGCGGCCGTGTTCAAGCCCGCAGAGGACGGCAGGGCGCTGGAGGGGAGCGTATCTCTCACGCCGGAAGCAGCGCATTTCTGGCACAGACGATTCGTGCTGTTTGCCTGTTCCGTTGCTTTCCTGTGGGCCGTCGTCGACGTGATGCAGGCACTCGCGTTTCCGGCCGACGTCCGCGATTTTACGGCTGCCGCCCTCGGCCTCGTCGTACTGGGCCTGGCGATCGATACCGTGTTGCGCCGACCCGTCGCGGAAATGTCAGCCGGACGGCGGATAATGCGCAATGCGCTGCTCATCGGCTTCCTTGTGCTGCTGTGGCTCGTCTGGGTCGCGGGCATGAAGGTGCTGTTCTGGCTCGGAATCTATGTACTCGGCCTGCCGCCGCTGTTGCGTTTCACCAGCGCCACTACAAGGACAATGCTGGACGCCGAAGCGGCGGATAACGTCCGGGTCATGCGCAACGTCCTAATTGACCGCGGTGCCCGGTTCGCGATCATAGCGCTCGCGGCCGCCTGGCTCGCCGTCGTTTTCCGTATCAACGGCAGTGCGATGATGCAGGACGATGTTTTCAACCGGATCTTCCGCGGTATTCTTGCAGGCGTAGTTATTCTGCTTGCGGCAGATCTGATCTGGCAACTGGCGAAGGGTTTCATCGATCTGCACCTGAGGCGGGCGAGCGTCAACGGTGCCGACTCAGCGCAACTCGCCCGCAGCATGCGGTTGCGCACGCTGCTGCCGATCCTGCGCAATTTTCTCGCGGTGTTTATTGCGGTCGTCGCCGGCATGATGGTGCTCTCCGGCCTCGGCGTTCATGTCGGCCCGCTGATCGCCGGTGCCGGCGTCTTTGGTGTCGCCATCGGTTTCGGCTCACAGACCCTGGTCAAGGATATCCTCAGTGGCGTGTTCTACATGATGGACGATGCCTTTCGGGTCGGCGAATACATCCAAAGCGGCAGCTACAAAGGCACAGTGGAATCCTTCAGCATCCGTTCGGTGAAGCTTCGGCATCACCGCGGACCGGTGTTCACCGTTCCTTTCGGCTCGCTCGGCGCTGTCCAGAACATGAGCCGCGACTGGGTTATCGACAAGTTCATGATCAACGTCTCCTACGATGCCGACGTTGCCAAGGTGAAGAAGGTCGTCAAGGGCATAGGCGCCGCGCTCCTCGACGATCCCGAACTCGGGCCGCTGATCATAGAAACGGTGAAGATGAAGGGCGTCGAGCAGTTCGGCGACTATGGCATCACCTTGAGTTTCGCCATGACGACGAAGCCCGGACACCAGACCCAGATCAGGCGCCGGGCCCAGGCCATGATCAAGGATGCCTTCGCGGCCAACAGCATCCACTTTGCCTCGCCGACCGTTCAGGTCGCCGGTGATGAAGCGCAAGCGACAGCGGCAGCTGCCGCGACACGCGACGCAATCGCGAAGAGGAATGCGGCCGCGGCGCAGAAGGGGGAGACAGCCGCCGAGTAG